Proteins from one Nicotiana tabacum cultivar K326 chromosome 23, ASM71507v2, whole genome shotgun sequence genomic window:
- the LOC107784120 gene encoding desmethyl-deoxy-podophyllotoxin synthase-like, protein MTSRIQKIFVETDSIISKIIDEHTERNKRIKPEHEDLLDVLLRIMENEELEVPLTIDNIKSILLEMVVAGSENASNSVEWAMTEMIKNPKVLTKAQKEVRNVVKGKPTIEENDLHKLSYIKMVIKETLRFHPPVPLLLPKESLENCTIDDYEIPANTRVFINYWAISRDPKSWENPENFEPERFENVAVDFKGHDFEFIPFGAGRRICPGISFGMLNLELSLAAMLYHFDWKLPQEMKPEDVDMNETFGMTLFKTSSLHLVPTLHFPVPS, encoded by the exons ATGACATCGCGGATACAGAAGATTTTCGTTGAGACGGATAGCATAATTAGCAAAATCATCGACGAGCATActgaaagaaacaaaagaatcaAGCCGGAGCACGAGGATTTACTTGATGTTCTACTTAGGATTATGGAAAATGAAGAACTTGAAGTGCCTTTGACTATTGACAACATCAAGTCTATCTTACTG GAGATGGTTGTAGCTGGAAGTGAAAATGCTTCAAATTCAGTGGAGTGGGCAATGACAGAGATGATCAAGAATCCAAAAGTACTAACAAAAGCACAAAAAGAGGTCAGAAATGTGGTAAAAGGGAAGCCAACAATAGAAGAGAATGATCTACACAAACTAAGTTACATCAAAATGGTGATCAAAGAAACACTAAGATTTCATCCACCTGTACCCCTTTTGCTCCCAAAAGAGTCGTTGGAAAATTGCACGATCGACGACTATGAAATTCCAGCAAATACTAGAGTTTTTATCAACTATTGGGCAATCTCTAGGGATCCAAAAAGTTGGGAAAATCCTGAAAATTTTGAGCCTGAAAGGTTTGAGAATGTAGCAGTGGATTTTAAAGGTCATGATTTTGAGTTTATTCCGTTTGGCGCAGGAAGAAGGATTTGTCCAGGAATTTCCTTTGGAATGTTAAACTTGGAACTTTCATTAGCAGCTATGCTTTATCACTTTGATTGGAAGCTACCTCAAGAAATGAAACCAGAAGATGTTGATATGAATGAAACATTTGGAATGACTCTTTTCAAGACTTCAAGTTTGCATCTTGTTCCTACTCTACATTTCCCTGTACCATCTTAA